Proteins co-encoded in one Papaver somniferum cultivar HN1 chromosome 5, ASM357369v1, whole genome shotgun sequence genomic window:
- the LOC113283103 gene encoding probable inorganic phosphate transporter 1-7: MAKENQSQLEVLNALDVAKTQWYHFTAIVIAGMGFFTDAYDLFCISLVTKLLGRIYYHVDGSPKPGSLPPNISAAVNGVALFGTLAGQLFFGWLGDKMGRKKVYGMTLGIMVVASIASGLSFGHTPGTVMGTLCFFRFWLGFGIGGDYPLSATIMSEYSNKKTRGAFIAAVFAMQGFGILSGGVFAIVISSIFKSVYKAPPYEVDALGSTVPQADYVWRIILMFGAIPAAMTFYSRSKMPETARYTALVAKDAKKAAADMSKVLQCEIEAEPEKVETIRDEKTNSFGLFSMQFVRRHGAHLFGTASTWFLLDIAFYSQNLFQKDVFSAIGWIPKASTMNALDEVFWISRAQTLIALCSTVPGYWFTVAFIDHIGRFWIQLVGFFMMTVFMFGLAIPYHHWTQPDNRIGFVIMYALTFFFANFGPNSTTFVVPAEIFPARLRSTCHGISAAAGKAGAIIGAFGFLYLAQDKDPKKADPGYPAGIGVKNALIVLGFVNLLGMLCTLLVPESKGKSLEEMSGENEEETA; this comes from the coding sequence ATGGCTAAAGAAAATCAGTCACAGTTGGAGGTTCTGAATGCACTTGATGTTGCAAAAACACAATGGTATCATTTCACTGCAATTGTGATTGCTGGTATGGGTTTCTTCACGGATGCATATGATCTGTTCTGCATTTCACTTGTCACAAAGCTACTTGGTCGGATCTACTATCACGTCGATGGTTCTCCAAAACCTGGTTCTTTACCACCAAACATATCAGCTGCTGTTAATGGTGTTGCTCTATTCGGTACTCTTGCTGGACAACTGTTCTTTGGTTGGCTCGGTGACAAAATGGGTCGTAAAAAAGTTTATGGTATGACCCTAGGTATAATGGTGGTTGCTTCTATTGCATCGGGTCTTTCCTTTGGTCACACACCGGGTACAGTTATGGGGACTCTGTGTTTCTTCCGATTTTGGCTGGGTTTTGGCATTGGTGGTGACTACCCATTATCTGCCACCATCATGTCTGAGTACTCCAACAAGAAAACTCGTGGTGCCTTTATCGCTGCTGTTTTTGCCATGCAAGGATTTGGAATTTTGTCGGGTGGAGTGTTTGCCATCGTCATTTCTTCTATATTTAAATCTGTTTATAAAGCTCCTCCATATGAGGTTGATGCCCTTGGTTCGACGGTTCCTCAAGCTGACTACGTTTGGCGTATAATTCTGATGTTTGGGGCCATACCAGCTGCAATGACCTTTTATTCGCGCTCAAAAATGCCTGAAACTGCTCGGTACACCGCCCTAGTTGCAAAGGATGCTAAGAAAGCAGCCGCAGATATGTCCAAAGTTTTACAGTGCGAGATTGAAGCTGAGCCAGAGAAGGTTGAGACAATAAGAGATGAGAAGACAAATTCATTTGGTTTGTTCTCGATGCAGTTTGTTCGTCGCCACGGAGCTCATTTGTTCGGAACTGCCAGTACATGGTTCTTGCTTGACATTGCATTTTACAGTCAGAATTTATTTCAGAAAGATGTTTTCAGTGCAATTGGATGGATTCCTAAAGCATCAACTATGAATGCCCTCGACGAAGTGTTTTGGATTTCTAGAGCACAGACCCTCATTGCTCTATGCAGTACTGTTCCTGGATACTGGTTCACCGTAGCTTTTATTGACCACATCGGAAGGTTTTGGATTCAGCTTGTTGGTTTCTTCATGATGACAGTTTTCATGTTCGGTCTCGCAATCCCATACCACCACTGGACACAACCAGATAACAGAATAGGATTTGTTATCATGTATGCCTTGACATTCTTCTTTGCAAACTTCGGTCCCAACAGTACAACATTTGTTGTCCCAGCTGAAATCTTTCCTGCGAGATTAAGGTCTACTTGCCACGGTATTTCGGCTGCTGCAGGCAAAGCAGGTGCAATTATTGGTGCATTTGGTTTCTTGTATTTGGCTCAAGACAAAGATCCGAAGAAAGCAGATCCTGGTTATCCTGCAGGAATCGGTGTGAAGAATGCTCTTATCGTGCTGGGTTTTGTCAACCTTTTGGGTATGTTATGCACTCTCTTGGTTCCGGAATCTAAAGGAAAATCACTTGAAGAGATGTCTGGAGAGAACGAAGAAGAAACAGCTTAG
- the LOC113283104 gene encoding actin-depolymerizing factor-like yields MSTRMSNASSGMGVSDHSKDIFMELKRKKVHRYVVFKIDEKKKEVVVEKTGGPAESYDDFTASLPENDCRYAVYDFDYVTSENCQKSKIFFIAWSPSVARIRSKMLYATSKDRFRRELDGIHYEIQATDPDEMELEALRERAH; encoded by the exons ATGTCTACCAGAATG TCAAATGCTTCATCTGGTATGGGAGTATCTGATCACAGTAAGGATATCTTCATGGAACTAAAGAGAAAGAAAGTACATAGATATGTGGTGTTTAAGATTgatgagaagaaaaaagaggTTGTAGTTGAAAAAACTGGAGGTCCAGCTGAAAGTTATGATGATTTCACTGCATCTTTGCCTGAGAATGATTGCCGTTACGCTGTTTATGATTTCGATTATGTCACCTCTGAGAATTGCCAGAAGAGCAAGATATTCTTCATTGCATG GTCTCCCTCAGTTGCTCGTATTCGATCCAAGATGCTTTACGCTACATCCAAAGACAGATTCCGACGAGAACTTGACGGTATCCACTATGAAATTCAAGCAACTGACCCTGATGAAATGGAACTTGAAGCGCTGAGAGAACGTGCTCATTAA
- the LOC113283105 gene encoding uncharacterized protein At5g39570-like, producing the protein MSYFGRGGRTNDDEAVDDFDEFDPTPYGGGYDLAMTYGRPLEPCEETCYQISSTSTSYGGGDDYSRSNYSHDSEANAYGEEVCQNEYSSYSRPASRPHPTYGGGGGGGAPQVVEEKFGYGDDEKPKPYGQSGYDGGSGGGGSAYGRTNYGEDESGGGGGGYGYQKKPSYGRQEEESGYQKPSYGRQEEESEYQKPSYGRQEEESEYQKPSYGRPSYGRQEESEYQKPSYGRQEESEYQKPSYGSQEESEYQKPSYGRQEEEVSEYQRPSYGRQEVESEYRKPSYGRQEEESEYRKPSYGRQDEEEVSEYSKPSYGRTSYGGGDEEEQPRRYKQETSYGGGDDEEQPRRYKQETSYGGGDEEGYGRKKYGGNKSDENDDDDDEEKEERRRGHHHRKHYDD; encoded by the exons ATGTCGTATTTTGGAAGAGGTGGAAGAACAAATGATGATGAAGCAGTAGATGATTTCGATGAATTCGATCCAACACCATATGGAGGTGGTTATGATCTTGCAATGACATATGGTCGTCCATTGGAACCATGTGAAGAAACATGTTACCAGATTtcatcaacatcaacttcatatgGAGGAGGGGATGATTATTCAAGATCTAATTATTCTCATGATTCTGAAGCTAATGCTTATGGTGAAGAAGTTTGTCAAAATGAGTACAGCAGTTACAGTAGACCTGCATCAAGACCTCATCCTacttatggtggtggtggtggtggtggtgctcctCAAGTTGTTGAGGAGAAATTTGGTTATGGTGATGATGAAAAACCAAAACCATATGGTCAATCAGGTTACgatggtggtagtggtggcggTGGATCTGCGTATGGAAGGACTAATTATGGAGAAGatgaaagtggtggtggtggtggtggatatggGTATCAGAAGAAACCTAGTTATGGAAGACAAGAGGAAGAATCTGGATATCAGAAGCCTAGCTATGGAAGGCAAGAAGAAGAATCTGAGTATCAGAAACCTAGCTATGGAAGACAAGAGGAAGAATCTGAGTACCAGAAGCCCTCTTATGGAAGGCCTAGTTATGGAAGACAAGAGGAGTCTGAGTACCAGAAACCTAGCTATGGCAGGCAAGAGGAGTCTGAGTACCAGAAACCTAGCTATGGCAGTCAAGAGGAGTCTGAGTACCAGAAACCTAGCTATGGGAGACAAGAAGAGGAGGTATCTGAATATCAGAGACCTAGCTATGGAAGACAAGAAGTGGAATCCGAGTACAGGAAGCCTAGCTATGGAAGGCAAGAAGAGGAATCCGAGTACAGGAAGCCTAGTTATGGAAGACAAGATGAGGAGGAAGTGTCTGAGTATAGTAAGCCTAGCTATGGAAGGACTAgctatggtggtggtgatgaggaGGAACAACCAAGGAGGTACAAGCAGGAAACTAgctatggtggtggtgatgatgaggaaCAACCAAGGAGGTACAAGCAGGAAACTAGCTATGGTGGAGGAGATGAAGAAGGATATGGCCGCAAGAAATAT GGAGGAAACAAATCTGATGAGaacgacgatgatgatgatgaggaaaagGAGGAGCGTCGCCGTGGGCACCACCACCGCAAGCACTATGACGACTAA